A single Oncorhynchus mykiss isolate Arlee chromosome 24, USDA_OmykA_1.1, whole genome shotgun sequence DNA region contains:
- the LOC110503714 gene encoding serine/threonine-protein kinase PAK 4 yields the protein MFTKKKKPRVQISAPSNFEHRVHTDFDEQEQKFVGLPRQWQSLIEDTAKRPKPFIDVTVITTVEPRKTIVRGSKIAVDGSLTWLLDEFDTMSVTRSNSLRRGSPPIQPRRDSGSSGGGGHENGDLAHRPHHHPDHYGDIRDREQPRPDQLASGDPRQPQRVPRSQREDGRPQQQPRGQEPSSRHRERERPGPPPPPPKPRDTDPRDHHDQVVRRDGPSDQRPKSSYTGRDGSPQSPRDKRPLSGPNIRMPNLPVTEGVIKTAQQTSRPFNTYPRADSEGGRSPTSQELKPARPHEAPPHNGPSSASSRDGGKAPQKGQLRGDPHHSSHPVLGPEPPHSHQQQKAPVPRIPAPALPPQQALSPQREPQRVSHEQFRAALQMVVDPGDPRTYLDHYIKIGEGSTGIVCIATIKSTGKLVAVKKMDLRKQQRRELLFNEVVIMRDYHHDNVVEMYNSYLVGDELWVVMEFLEGGALTDIVTHTRMNEEQIATVCLSVLKALSVLHTQGVIHRDIKSDSILLTHDGRVKLSDFGFCAQVSKEVQRRKSLVGTPYWMAPELISRLPYGPEVDIWSLGVMVIEMVDGEPPYFNEPPLKAMKMIRDNLPPKLKNLHKVSPLLKGFLDKLLVRDPTQRASANELLKHPFLSKAGPPSCIVPLMRQNRMR from the exons ATGTTCACTAAGAAGAAGAAGCCCCGCGTCCAGATCTCGGCGCCCTCCAACTTCGAGCACCGCGTGCACACAGACTTTGACGAGCAGGAACAGAAGTTTGTGGGGCTGCCGCGGCAATGGCAGTCTCTGATCGAGGACACAGCCAAGAGGCCCAAGCCCTTCATCGACGTCACCGTCATCACCACGGTGGAGCCCCGCAAG ACCATAGTGCGGGGTAGTAAGATCGCTGTGGACGGCTCGCTGACATGGCTGCTGGATGAGTTTGATACCATGTCGGTGACCCGCTCCAACTCCCTGAGGCGAGGTAGCCCCCCTATCCAGCCCCGCAGAGACTCCGGATCTTCGGGGGGAGGAGGCCATGAGAACGGGGACCTGGCCCACCGGCCACACCACCACCCAGATCACTATGGAGACATCAGAGACAG GGAGCAGCCCAGGCCGGACCAGTTAGCTAGTGGAGACCCCCGGCAGCCCCAGCGGGTACCCCGCTCTCAGCGAGAGGACGGCAGGCCACAGCAGCAGCCCCGGGGCCAGGAACCAAGCAGCAGGCACCGAGAGAGGGAGCGTCCTGGCCCACCCCCTCCCCCGCCAAAGCCCAGAGACACGGACCCACGGGACCACCACGACCAAGTAGTCCGCAGGGACGGGCCCAGCGACCAGAGGCCTAAGTCCAGCTACACGGGCAGGGACGGCAGCCCCCAGTCGCCCCGTGATAAGAGGCCTCTCTCGGGGCCCAACATCCGTATGCCTAACCTGCCTGTCACAGAGGGGGTGATAAAGACAGCACAACAGACCAGCAGGCCGTTCAACACCTACCCCCGCGCTGACAGTGAAGGAGGAAGGAGCCCCACCAGCCAG GAGCTGAAGCCAGCCAGACCACACGAAGCACCGCCACACAACGGTCCTTCTAGTGCCTCCAGCCGAGACGGGGGAAAAGCACCGCAGAAGGGCCAGCTACGAGGAGACCCCCACCACTCCTCCCACCCTGTCCTGGGTCCTGAGCCCCCCCACAGCCACCAGCAGCAGAAGGCTCCCGTTCCCCGCATCCCGGCCCCTGCCCTACCACCACAGCAGGCCCTCTCGCCCCAGAGGGAGCCCCAGCGGGTGTCCCATGAGCAGTTCCGCGCCGCGCTGCAGATGGTGGTGGATCCGGGTGACCCGCGCACCTACCTGGACCACTACATCAAGATCGGAGAGGGCTCCACCGGCATTGTGTGCATTGCCACCATCAAGAGCACTGGCAAATTGGTGGCTGTCAAGAAGATGGACCTGCGCAAGCAGCAGCGCCGGGAGCTGCTATTCAATGAG GTGGTGATCATGCGGGACTATCACCATGACAACGTGGTGGAGATGTACAACAGCTACCTGGTGGGAGATGAACTCTGGGTCGTCATGGAGTTCCTGGAGGGAGGGGCTCTGACTGACATTGTCACACACACCAG gatgAATGAGGAGCAGATAGCCACAGTGTGCCTGTCTGTGCTGAAGGCTCTGTCAGTGCTGCACACCCAGGGCGTCATCCACAGGGACATCAAGAGTGACTCCATCTTGCTCACCCACGACGGCAGA GTGAAGCTGTCAGACTTTGGCTTCTGCGCCCAGGTGTCGAAAGAGGTGCAGCGGCGCAAGTCCCTGGTGGGCACACCCTACTGGATGGCCCCAGAGCTCATCTCACGACTGCCCTATGGGCCTGAG GTGGACATCTGGTCCTTGGGGGTGATGGTGATCGAGATGGTGGACGGAGAGCCCCCCTATTTCAATGAGCCCCCCCTCAAAGCTATGAAGATGATCCGTGACAACCTACCACCCAAACTCAAGAACTTACACAAG GTTTCTCCTCTTCTCAAGGGCTTCCTGGACAAATTGTTGGTGCGAGACCCCACCCAGAGGGCCTCAGCCAATGAGCTACTCAAGCACCCCTTCCTGAGCAAGGCTGGCCCGCCCTCCTGCATTGTGCCTCTCATGAGGCAGAACCGCATGAGATGA